The DNA window CAGGAGTGCCGCAAGCCCCGCCCGGGGATGTACCTGCGCGCCGCCCGCGAGCACGGCCTGGACCTGGCGCGCTCCTGGTACGTGGGCGACCGCCTGCGCGACGTGATCATGACCCAGCGGCTCGGCGGCCGGGCGGTCCTGGTGAAGAGCCCGGAGAGCGAGCTGGAGGAGGCGCTGGCGCTCCCCTTCATCACCGTGGTCGACTCGCTGGCCGAGGCGGCGGACGTGGTGCTGAGCGACCTGCGCGGGACGGGTGCGTGAAGCGAACTGCAAAGCCTCACACGGAGTCAACGGAGTCAACGGAGAACTGCGAGGGATTCTCTGCCAGCTCTGTTGACCCAACCGAGATGTCGTTCTGAGGGAGCGTCCTCGCGAGACTTTCCTACGCACCAGAGGTTGGACGCGACCGAAGAATCTACTTCGCCTGCGAGCGAGGTCCGTCTCTCGCGACTACCCTCGTGCTGCGCTGAGTAGATTCTTCGGTCGCCGCCCGGCTTCATCGCGTTGAGAAGGTGCGGCGCAGCGGCTCCCTCAGAATGACATTCGATCGGGTAACAGTTCTGGGCATTGGCATGAAGCAAAGCGGAGCGGGGAGCCCCGGTGAGGGCTCCCCGCTCCGCTTCTCTGCGTCCTGCGAGGCTCGGGTCAGAAGGCGACCACGCCCTCGAAGACGAACCCGCTGAACTTGCCGCCGTTGCGGATGTCCGTGGTGGCGAAGTCGACGTACTTCTGCGTCACGTACTCGCCCTTGAGCAGGATGTTGTCGGTGAGGTACCAGCCGGCGGCCAGCTGCCAGCGGTCCGCGCCCACGTCGGCGGTGGTGTTGGCCAGGGGGCCGCGCACCGTGTTGTAGCGGGCGGCGACGTACAGCGGCTCGCCCGGCAGCAGGCGGTAGGTGGCGTCGAGCGCGTACTGGTTCCAGGTGCGCTCGTCCTCCTCGGCGCGGGTGCGGCCCCGGGCCTGCTCGATCACCCCGAAGAGCTCCAGGCCGCGGAACTTCACGAAGGGGTTCACCACCCACGAGGTCATCTTGTAGCCCATGCCGGGGTTCAGCATCCCCGAGCGGAAGTTGCCGCTCTCGGTGGCGATCGTGTTCTCCAGCACGAAGTAGTAGCGCGAGCCGGCGCGGTCGCCGCTGTACAGGTTCTGCTCGGTCGAGTGCCGGTTGGTGTACAGCGAGCCCGTCAGGCGCACCCGCAGGTCCTCGGTGAGCTGGCGGTCGAAGCCCACCTTGCCCAGGAACGAGGGCGTCCGGTCGTCGGGGTTCTGCACCGTGGGGTGGAGCTGCCCGGCCGAGATCCCCACCATCCCCAGCAGGCCGTGCGAGCGCACGTACACTTCGGCGGCGGCCTCGGTGGTGAAGGGGTCCATGATCAGGTTGCCGACGAACGGGTTGTAGATGGAGTTGCCGTTGTCGGTGCGGCGGAAGTGCGAGTCGCCGTAGTTGAGCTCCATCTGCCCGACCTTGATCGTGGCCACCTTGAAGAGGTCGTTCAGGATCGGCAGGTCGATCGGCGACTGGTCCACCTGGAGGTAGCCGTCCTTCACCCACGTCTCGGGGTGGTGGCGGGCCGACAGGTAGCTCGTCATGTGCACGCTGATGCCGCGGGCGAGCTGGGCGGTCAGGTACAGGTTGGCGACCGAGTTGTTGAAGCCCGGGCCGATGTCGGCGAGCTGGTTCGCGTTGTAGTCCTTGCCGTTCGCGTCCTTCTTGATGACCTCCGCCGCGGTGTTGCTGTGGTCGATCGACTGGAACTGCTGCGTGAAGGCCGCGCCGAGCATCAGCTTGAAGCCCTCGTAGGGCACGCCGTCGTTCTTGGGGGGCTCGAAGACGTTCAGGCCGCGCCGGTCGGTGGGCCGGTAGTTCTGGATGCTGATCTGCTGCGCCGTCCCGAAGGTGCGGGTCTCCTCCTTCGTCGAGTCGCCGGTGGCCGGGGGCGCGCCGCCGCCCGGGGTGTCGTTCTGGGCAAGAGCCGGGGCTGCCGCGAACACGGCCAGGAAGGCCGGGAGCAGCACACGATGCGTCGTTCTCATGGTTCCGTCTCCACGGAGGAGCTTCTTCCGGTTTCCGGGGGTGCCAGTGTGCGCCCCCGGTCCTCTTCTCGCGGCGGTGGTCCCGCCGCCCTTCACACCTTCAG is part of the Longimicrobium sp. genome and encodes:
- a CDS encoding HAD-IIIA family hydrolase, with the translated sequence MAGEGRPAVFLDRDGTLIVDRHYLSDPAGVELLPGAAEAVARLSAAGLFTALVTNQSGIGRGYFTEAEYHCPLGPGEPDPQECRKPRPGMYLRAAREHGLDLARSWYVGDRLRDVIMTQRLGGRAVLVKSPESELEEALALPFITVVDSLAEAADVVLSDLRGTGA